A segment of the Gemmatimonadota bacterium genome:
CGTCGTCCGCCGGGATGTAGATCCCCGGCTCGACGGTCAGCACCATCCCTGGCTCGAACGTTCGCGAGGCCCCGTGCACGCGGTAGGCGCCCACATCGTGCACATCCAGTCCGAGCCAATGGCTGGCCTTGTGGGGAATCAGCGCCTTGAAGCGGGCGCGGCGGACCTCTTCGTCACCGGCAGGAACGACCCCCAGCGCGGTCAGCGCTTCCTCCAGACGAGTCCGCACGGCGCTCTCCACATCATCGATGGTGGCCCCGGGCCGGATCGTGTCGAACCCTGCACGCTTGGCGTTCAGGACGGCCGCGTACAACTCCCCGGCCAGGGGGTGGGGGCGACCGGCCACGGGGAGCGTTCGCGTCACGTCGCCGGCGTATGCCGCCGCTTCGGCCCCGGCGTCGATCAACACCCATCCTTGATCCGGAAGCGGCTGATCGTTGGCCGTGTAGTGGAGCACACAGGCCCGGGGCCCACCGCCCACGATCGTGCCGAACGCGGGTCCCTGTGCCCGCTGCCGCAGGAAGGCACCTTCCAGGGCAGCCTGCACCTCCCACTCCCCTGCCCCCGCTCGCACCGCGGCGACTCCGGCGCGGAACCCCTCCACGGTGATCGCACACGCATGTCGGATCCGCTCCAGCTCTTCGGCGTCCTTGATGAGCCGCATGTCATCCAGAACGGCCCCGGGATCGAGGACCCCGACCGGTCGCCCACCGTGGCGTTGGGCACGACTCCGCGCCGACGTCAGAGTCTGGAGCAGCAGCCGATCGAGCCCTTCCTCCGAGCCCAGGCGTGCGTACAGGTGCTCGGCGCCGTCCAACAGCTGCGGCAACCGCTCAGACAACTCGGAGATGGGGTAGGCGGCGTCCGCCCGGAGGAGCTCCCTTGCTCCGTCACATCCCAGCCGGGCGCCGGTCCACAGCTCCGCTTCCGGCAGCCGGGGTGGCACGAACAGGACGAAACGGTCCTCGTCTGCGTGCGCCCTCAGCACGAGCACCGCATCCGGCTCACCCCAGCCACTCAGGTAGAGGAAGTCGCTCGTGGGTCGGAAGCGATACTCGCTATCCGCGTTCTTGAACCGCAGCGGCCCGGCACTCAGCACGAGGGCGGAGCTACCGAGCTGGTCTAGGACCCGCGCGCGTCGGGCGGAGAAGCGCGCCAAGGAGACCCCCGGTGACCGGTCCGCGATCAGCACGCGGTCGTCACGATTGCGGTGAAGCGCTGGCCCGAGCGGACTCGTTGCCGAGAAAGTGCTCGAACCACGAGCGGATGCGCTCGAGGCGATCGACGAGCAGCCAGGGCTCTCCCGTGCGAGAGAGCCCATGCGAAGAGCGCGGGTACCGGACCAGTTCCGTCGGCACGCCTCGTTTCTTCAGCGCCATGAACCACTGCTCGCCGTCGCCGATCGGAGTGCGGTAGTCGTTCTCGGAGTGGATGATCAGCGTGGGAGCCGTGACGTTCTCCACGTAGGAGATCGGTGACAGCCGACGGTACAGCTCGCGCTGCTCCCAGGGTGGGCCGAAGAACTCGTACTCGGTGAGACCCTGTGCATCAGAGCTCCCGTACCAACTCTCCCAGTTCACGATGGAGCGCGAGGTGACCGCGGCGGCGAAACGATCGGTGGTCGCGGTCAGCCAATTGGTCATGAACCCCCCGTAGCTCCCCCCCGAGACACCGATGCGGCGCGGATCGATGTCGGGAAACCGCTCGAGGGCCCGATCGACGGCCGTGAGGAAATCCTCCTTGTCCACCACTCCCCACTCCCCGCGCGTCGCGTACTGGAACGCATGGCCGTACCCGGAGGAGCCCCGTGGATTGGTGTACAACACGAAGAAGCCGGCCGCC
Coding sequences within it:
- a CDS encoding aminopeptidase P N-terminal domain-containing protein; its protein translation is MLIADRSPGVSLARFSARRARVLDQLGSSALVLSAGPLRFKNADSEYRFRPTSDFLYLSGWGEPDAVLVLRAHADEDRFVLFVPPRLPEAELWTGARLGCDGARELLRADAAYPISELSERLPQLLDGAEHLYARLGSEEGLDRLLLQTLTSARSRAQRHGGRPVGVLDPGAVLDDMRLIKDAEELERIRHACAITVEGFRAGVAAVRAGAGEWEVQAALEGAFLRQRAQGPAFGTIVGGGPRACVLHYTANDQPLPDQGWVLIDAGAEAAAYAGDVTRTLPVAGRPHPLAGELYAAVLNAKRAGFDTIRPGATIDDVESAVRTRLEEALTALGVVPAGDEEVRRARFKALIPHKASHWLGLDVHDVGAYRVHGASRTFEPGMVLTVEPGIYIPADDERAPSELRGLGIRIEDDALVTAQGVENLTAALPDDLESVLALRDGVGG